From Vallitalea longa, one genomic window encodes:
- a CDS encoding GerAB/ArcD/ProY family transporter: MNRTLTNKQIIFLIFSYIVGYGIISLPKNIAEHLGTGGWIAIVTGDIIIIFCAYLFIYLAKTFNNKTIFEYSKILTGTLISYLIISVIGIYSIATATITIKLSCETIKLSFLLNTPTWALTIVLVLVCFYTLLNDIKVLARVFGIFSIIFIIFALILDIATFSQGNLTNLQPFFIIDINALYKVMPKLIFPFIGIEILAVIPMDFKGKNKHIFKYILILLLFIGFIYIMNVESSISVMGVDSIVHYEDARFASIRRVEIDALQFLKRLDSIFIVAWILSVFGTIILTLYMTIFLLNKLFSKINRNFIVIIIMSIVLALTLIPTTMDILREALNYVSYFGLFILLVLPLMLCTITLIKKHFKKL, translated from the coding sequence TTGAATCGAACACTTACTAATAAACAAATAATTTTTTTGATTTTTTCTTATATAGTAGGATATGGAATAATTTCTCTTCCAAAAAATATTGCTGAACATCTTGGTACTGGTGGATGGATTGCTATAGTAACAGGAGATATCATTATAATTTTTTGTGCATATCTATTTATATACTTAGCAAAAACTTTTAATAATAAAACGATATTCGAATATAGTAAAATTCTCACTGGCACATTAATATCATATTTAATCATATCTGTAATCGGTATATATTCTATAGCTACTGCTACTATCACAATAAAATTATCATGCGAAACAATTAAACTATCTTTTCTGCTGAACACTCCAACTTGGGCTCTAACTATAGTTCTGGTCTTAGTATGCTTTTATACTTTACTTAATGATATTAAAGTATTAGCAAGAGTCTTTGGAATCTTCTCCATAATTTTCATCATATTTGCTCTTATATTAGATATCGCTACGTTTTCTCAAGGAAATTTAACCAATCTACAGCCTTTTTTTATTATTGATATTAATGCCTTATATAAAGTTATGCCAAAACTAATTTTCCCTTTCATAGGTATTGAAATATTAGCTGTGATACCTATGGATTTTAAGGGAAAAAATAAACATATATTTAAATATATATTAATCCTTTTATTATTTATTGGATTCATTTATATTATGAATGTTGAATCATCCATCTCTGTAATGGGAGTTGACAGTATAGTACATTATGAAGATGCAAGATTCGCTTCTATCAGGAGAGTGGAAATTGATGCACTTCAATTCTTAAAAAGACTAGATTCAATCTTTATAGTAGCTTGGATTTTAAGTGTTTTTGGAACTATAATACTAACATTATATATGACAATTTTTTTACTTAACAAACTTTTTTCAAAAATCAATCGTAATTTTATAGTGATTATTATTATGTCTATAGTATTAGCTTTGACATTGATTCCTACAACAATGGATATATTAAGAGAAGCACTTAATTATGTAAGCTATTTTGGTCTTTTTATATTATTGGTTTTACCTCTAATGCTATGTACAATAACACTTATCAAAAAGCATTTTAAAAAACTATAA
- a CDS encoding pyridoxal phosphate-dependent aminotransferase, whose amino-acid sequence MLNDKSHFHGSDLEKVEAIYNINKYDIINFSGNVNPLGVSKNLLELLSKNVNVIGMYPDREYTKLRKQLSKYIGVNYESIIVGNGSTELISIFINIIKPDKAIIVGPTYSEYEREITIGGGSTEYYPLREELDFKLDIEDLKTNLTDDTDLLVICNPNNPTSTSIDNKDIKTILEYCKEKNIYVMIDETYIEFTNEMEKITSVGLTESYDNLFITRGVSKFYASPGLRLGYGICGNQEIMKKINDLKNPWTINSLASFAGEVMFDDTEYIAETKQFIDNERNRIYDILKDFNDIKVFSPTANFILIKILTDNINSHELFEILIKKNMMIRDASTFRFLDNRFFRFCFMKKDQNNLLLDELSKIFK is encoded by the coding sequence GTGTTAAACGATAAGAGTCATTTTCATGGTAGTGATCTAGAGAAGGTAGAGGCAATATATAATATAAATAAATATGATATAATCAATTTCAGTGGTAATGTCAATCCACTTGGAGTTTCCAAAAATCTACTGGAATTACTATCTAAAAATGTCAACGTAATAGGCATGTATCCTGACAGAGAATATACAAAACTCAGAAAACAATTATCTAAATATATTGGTGTTAATTATGAAAGTATAATTGTTGGCAATGGTTCAACTGAACTCATTTCAATTTTTATTAATATAATTAAACCAGATAAAGCAATTATAGTTGGTCCTACATATTCTGAATATGAAAGAGAAATAACTATTGGTGGAGGCTCTACTGAATATTATCCTCTAAGAGAAGAATTAGATTTCAAATTAGATATTGAGGACTTAAAAACCAATTTAACTGATGATACGGATCTACTGGTTATCTGTAATCCCAATAACCCGACATCTACATCTATTGATAACAAAGACATTAAAACCATATTAGAATACTGTAAAGAGAAAAATATATATGTGATGATAGATGAAACATATATCGAATTCACTAATGAAATGGAAAAGATAACTTCTGTAGGATTAACCGAGAGTTATGACAACCTATTCATCACTAGAGGTGTTTCCAAATTCTATGCATCTCCAGGTCTTAGATTGGGTTATGGTATATGTGGTAATCAAGAGATAATGAAGAAAATAAATGATCTAAAAAATCCTTGGACGATAAATTCTTTAGCAAGTTTTGCTGGAGAAGTCATGTTCGATGATACAGAGTATATTGCTGAAACTAAGCAATTTATAGATAATGAACGTAACAGAATATACGATATATTAAAAGATTTCAATGACATAAAAGTATTTTCACCAACAGCTAATTTCATATTGATCAAGATATTAACAGATAATATCAACTCTCATGAATTATTCGAGATATTGATCAAAAAAAATATGATGATAAGAGACGCATCAACATTCAGATTCCTTGATAATCGTTTCTTCCGTTTCTGTTTCATGAAAAAAGATCAAAACAACTTACTACTAGATGAATTATCCAAGATATTTAAATAG
- the deoC gene encoding deoxyribose-phosphate aldolase, translated as MNIASYIDHTILKPDATREQVIKICEEAKEYKFASVCVNSYRTGLVKENLEGTDVKVCTVVGFPLGAVPKEVKVCETDLAIKHGAQEIDMVINIGALKDKDYDYVYEDIKSVVDACDKKAIVKVIIETCLLSDDEKVKACELSVKAGADFVKTSTGFSKGGATVEDVSLMKETVAGKAKVKASGGVRDYAKAKAVIDAGADRVGASAGIAIVEGSK; from the coding sequence ATGAATATAGCTAGTTACATAGACCATACAATACTTAAACCTGACGCTACTAGAGAACAAGTCATAAAAATATGTGAAGAAGCGAAAGAATACAAATTCGCTTCCGTATGTGTTAATTCATATAGAACAGGGTTGGTAAAAGAAAATCTAGAGGGTACAGATGTAAAAGTGTGTACTGTCGTGGGATTTCCACTTGGAGCAGTTCCAAAAGAAGTAAAGGTTTGTGAGACAGATTTAGCCATAAAACATGGAGCCCAAGAGATTGATATGGTAATCAATATTGGAGCATTGAAAGATAAAGATTATGATTATGTTTATGAAGATATAAAAAGTGTTGTAGATGCTTGTGACAAAAAAGCGATAGTTAAGGTTATAATAGAAACTTGTCTATTATCAGATGATGAAAAAGTGAAGGCTTGTGAATTATCAGTAAAAGCAGGAGCGGATTTTGTTAAGACATCAACAGGATTCAGTAAAGGTGGAGCCACAGTTGAAGATGTCTCACTTATGAAGGAAACTGTTGCAGGTAAGGCGAAAGTAAAAGCTTCTGGCGGAGTAAGAGATTATGCTAAAGCAAAAGCTGTAATTGATGCAGGAGCAGATAGAGTTGGAGCCAGTGCAGGAATAGCTATTGTTGAAGGTTCAAAATAA
- a CDS encoding peptidoglycan-binding protein, translated as MNRKIIYPAETSTQSFGMLSVNTVTQVGFKPIESAKVTIRKTTPGNEIVEELTTNNVGRTLTIDLEAPPVEYSLEPNNPKPYSEYNIEISAPEFETVNIEGCQILPTELALQNVNMIPSVETSAIRSQQQETLTIGPHTLYAEYPPKIPESEVKEDVENSFIVLEKPVVPSTIIVHDGTPDDTSAPNYFLPFTSYIKNVASSEIYSTWPESTIQANILAILSFTLNRIYTEWYRAKGKNFNITSSTAYDHKFIYGRNVYRNISDIVDQLFVNYLSRPGVRQPILTQYCDGVQVQCENWMTQWGSKYRGDLGESPIQILRYFYGQDMFINTAEKVSGIPSSFPGFNLQEGSTGEPVRVIQRQLNAISNNYPAIPKQKVDGVFGPQTKEAVEVFQQTFLLPPNGIVDYPTWYKISDIYVAVTRLAELV; from the coding sequence ATGAACAGAAAAATTATTTATCCAGCAGAAACATCTACTCAATCCTTTGGTATGTTGTCAGTTAATACAGTTACACAAGTAGGATTCAAACCTATCGAATCCGCTAAAGTGACAATAAGAAAAACTACTCCGGGTAATGAAATCGTTGAAGAATTGACTACCAATAATGTTGGTAGAACACTTACCATAGACTTAGAAGCTCCCCCTGTCGAATATAGCTTAGAACCTAATAATCCAAAACCATATTCCGAATATAATATTGAAATATCAGCACCTGAATTCGAAACTGTAAATATTGAAGGATGTCAGATATTGCCAACAGAATTGGCTTTACAGAATGTAAACATGATACCTTCTGTAGAAACTTCAGCAATCAGGAGTCAACAGCAAGAAACATTAACTATAGGTCCACACACACTATATGCTGAATATCCACCAAAAATACCAGAGAGTGAAGTTAAAGAAGATGTTGAAAATAGCTTCATCGTTCTAGAAAAACCAGTTGTCCCAAGTACGATAATTGTACATGATGGTACTCCTGACGATACCAGTGCACCTAATTATTTTCTTCCATTCACAAGCTATATTAAGAATGTAGCATCTTCAGAGATATATTCCACTTGGCCTGAAAGTACTATACAAGCCAATATATTAGCAATACTTTCCTTTACGTTGAATAGGATATACACTGAATGGTATCGTGCCAAAGGTAAGAACTTCAATATCACATCATCTACAGCATATGACCATAAATTTATATATGGTAGAAATGTATACCGAAACATATCAGATATAGTTGACCAATTATTTGTCAACTATCTCTCAAGACCAGGAGTAAGGCAACCAATACTTACACAATATTGTGACGGTGTCCAAGTTCAATGTGAAAACTGGATGACTCAGTGGGGAAGCAAATACAGAGGCGACCTTGGTGAAAGTCCAATACAGATACTTCGTTATTTCTACGGTCAAGATATGTTCATCAATACAGCAGAAAAAGTAAGTGGAATCCCTTCATCATTTCCTGGCTTCAACTTGCAAGAGGGTTCAACTGGAGAACCTGTCAGGGTCATCCAACGTCAATTGAATGCCATATCCAATAATTATCCAGCAATACCTAAGCAAAAAGTTGACGGTGTCTTCGGACCTCAAACCAAAGAAGCTGTGGAAGTATTTCAACAAACTTTTCTACTTCCACCAAACGGTATAGTTGATTATCCCACTTGGTATAAGATATCCGATATCTATGTAGCAGTTACCAGATTGGCTGAGTTAGTTTAA
- a CDS encoding NPCBM/NEW2 domain-containing protein — MGNKSINRLISLLCVVILFGVTALNYFDTDASANTSISFYVSPDGNDNNSGTQQDPFGTLEGARNAIRALKSTSSLPAGGVTVYLREGTYNRDSSFELTAEDSGTEDSPITYKAYNGEDVKIMGGHDIDTSAFTEVTDQTILDRLPSESRDKVLQVDLSSLGITEYGEITKAGFGWEKLPPAPELFVDNKTMTLARYPNEGYMSTGSISTQGFIPRNHVDDKPTDPGYVAPENYINQQGPIFSYSDTRFSRWSDEDEIWLFGYWKWDWADDNLKVKNLNTSTKRIEAEHPSFYGIESNKRFYAYNLLSEMDMPGEWYLDRTNGKMYIYPEGNILESKVQLSILDTPLFKLDGASYINIEGFTFELSRSDGVMMLNASDNLVASCTFRRLGQRAVVIGNPGGLHHADIDPATVPEGGTNNGIVGCEIYETGAGGVFVAGGDRVTLTAGNNYVENNHFNDFARIIRTYTPAITLKGVANRASHNLIHNAPHFAIDFYGNDHVIENNELYNVVYETSDAGAIYTGRDWTYRGNIIRDNYIHNIPSIGGLGSHGIYLDDAMSSAEITGNVFYDISSKAFLIGGGRDNIVDNNIMIDCGQSVFIDDRLLNWASAAAQAPDGTNYKRLMNMPYQQEPWSSKYPKLVDIWSDNAAYPKGNVVTDNVIYKSGSMSIVSKASQYGTINNNITFSSSDNPGFVDENSNNFNLRSDSAIYDQLPDFQPIDFDNMGLKVDAYRTELNSAIGEFESVSPANNDNVDSTSAELVWTTSEGADYYIVTVAKDSSFDNIVIDSRVENTSKTIGGLDSDTTYYWKVEAGSDAYCLRDEKKVNSNGVSQFTTGESSGVTYLSDMNYSSWSGYQEPLKDLDRDGDSLNINGKTYSKGLGTHANSTIIYDLNGDYTRFLSDIGVDDDVNDKGTIIFKVYTDGILKYDSGLMTGADEAKSISIDVTGCNELKLEVTDSGDNIDYDHANWAHARLEGQNSNSGQPILIEAEDYTNMSGIINGGNKIGGCDNGDWVSYSNIDLGTGYSTMTARVGVPDSYAGSRAEVRLDSTTGTLVGTFTIEATGAFDSFQEQSINLSDANGIHDIYIVFNDHYGVGDFDWFKFSN, encoded by the coding sequence ATGGGTAACAAAAGCATTAACAGATTGATTTCATTATTATGTGTGGTCATACTTTTTGGTGTAACTGCATTAAATTATTTTGACACAGATGCATCAGCTAATACTTCAATTAGTTTCTATGTATCACCAGATGGAAATGACAACAATTCAGGTACACAGCAAGATCCTTTTGGTACGTTAGAAGGAGCAAGAAATGCTATTCGTGCTCTAAAAAGCACCTCTTCATTACCAGCAGGAGGAGTAACTGTTTATCTAAGAGAAGGTACTTATAATAGGGACAGTTCATTCGAACTTACTGCTGAAGATTCAGGAACAGAAGATTCTCCGATAACTTACAAAGCATATAATGGTGAAGATGTAAAGATAATGGGTGGACATGATATTGACACTAGTGCTTTTACAGAAGTTACAGATCAAACGATTCTTGATAGACTTCCAAGTGAGTCAAGGGATAAGGTTTTACAAGTTGATTTAAGTTCATTAGGGATTACTGAATATGGTGAGATAACAAAAGCTGGATTCGGATGGGAAAAATTGCCACCAGCTCCAGAACTGTTCGTAGATAATAAAACCATGACATTGGCTAGATATCCTAATGAAGGTTATATGTCTACAGGAAGTATTTCTACTCAAGGTTTTATTCCTAGAAATCATGTGGATGATAAACCTACAGATCCTGGATATGTTGCACCAGAGAATTACATAAACCAACAAGGACCTATTTTTTCTTATTCTGATACTCGTTTTTCAAGATGGTCGGATGAAGATGAAATATGGTTATTCGGATATTGGAAATGGGATTGGGCTGATGATAATCTTAAGGTTAAGAATCTCAATACAAGTACTAAAAGGATAGAAGCAGAACATCCTAGTTTCTATGGTATTGAAAGCAATAAACGTTTTTATGCTTATAATTTATTATCAGAAATGGATATGCCAGGTGAATGGTATCTAGATAGAACCAATGGAAAGATGTATATATATCCTGAGGGTAATATATTGGAAAGTAAAGTACAATTATCAATACTTGATACACCATTATTCAAGTTGGATGGTGCTTCATATATTAATATAGAAGGATTTACATTCGAATTGTCCAGAAGTGATGGAGTCATGATGCTTAATGCATCTGATAATCTAGTGGCTTCCTGTACATTCAGAAGACTTGGACAAAGAGCAGTCGTAATAGGAAACCCTGGAGGTTTACACCATGCAGATATCGATCCTGCCACAGTTCCAGAGGGTGGAACTAACAACGGTATTGTAGGCTGTGAAATCTATGAAACAGGAGCAGGTGGAGTTTTTGTTGCTGGAGGAGATAGAGTAACACTTACTGCTGGTAACAATTACGTAGAAAATAATCATTTCAATGATTTCGCTAGAATAATAAGAACATATACACCAGCCATAACATTAAAAGGTGTTGCTAACAGAGCAAGTCATAATCTTATTCACAATGCACCTCATTTTGCAATAGACTTCTATGGTAATGACCATGTTATTGAGAATAATGAATTATATAACGTAGTATATGAAACTAGTGATGCGGGTGCTATATATACTGGACGTGACTGGACATACAGAGGAAATATCATAAGAGATAACTATATACATAATATACCATCAATAGGTGGTCTAGGATCTCATGGTATCTATTTAGATGATGCAATGAGTAGTGCAGAAATTACAGGTAATGTATTTTATGATATCAGCAGTAAAGCATTTTTGATTGGTGGAGGAAGAGATAATATTGTTGACAATAATATCATGATTGATTGTGGACAATCTGTATTTATTGATGATAGATTACTTAATTGGGCTTCCGCCGCAGCTCAAGCACCAGATGGAACTAATTATAAAAGATTGATGAACATGCCATATCAGCAAGAGCCATGGAGTAGTAAATATCCTAAGTTAGTTGACATATGGTCAGATAATGCTGCATATCCAAAAGGCAATGTAGTAACTGATAATGTAATCTACAAAAGTGGTTCAATGAGTATAGTATCCAAAGCATCACAATATGGTACTATCAATAATAATATAACTTTCAGTTCAAGTGATAATCCAGGTTTTGTTGATGAAAATAGCAATAACTTTAATCTTAGATCTGATTCAGCGATATATGACCAATTACCTGATTTTCAACCTATAGATTTTGATAATATGGGATTGAAGGTAGATGCTTACAGAACTGAATTAAATTCAGCTATTGGAGAATTTGAAAGTGTATCACCAGCAAATAATGACAATGTAGATAGTACAAGTGCTGAGTTGGTTTGGACAACATCAGAAGGAGCTGATTACTATATAGTAACAGTAGCAAAAGATTCAAGTTTTGATAATATCGTTATCGATTCTAGAGTTGAAAATACAAGTAAAACAATAGGAGGATTAGATTCTGATACTACATATTATTGGAAAGTAGAAGCTGGATCAGACGCTTATTGTTTAAGAGATGAAAAGAAAGTAAATAGTAACGGAGTTTCACAATTCACTACAGGTGAAAGTTCAGGAGTAACATACCTAAGTGATATGAATTATTCATCTTGGAGTGGCTATCAAGAGCCATTAAAAGACTTGGATAGAGATGGTGATTCATTAAATATCAATGGAAAAACTTATTCCAAAGGTTTAGGAACACATGCTAATTCTACAATAATATATGACTTGAATGGTGATTATACCAGATTTTTGAGTGATATTGGTGTGGATGATGATGTTAATGATAAGGGTACTATAATATTCAAAGTATATACTGACGGAATATTGAAATATGATAGTGGTCTTATGACAGGTGCAGATGAAGCCAAGAGCATAAGTATAGATGTCACAGGCTGTAATGAATTGAAATTAGAAGTAACAGATTCAGGTGATAATATTGATTATGACCATGCTAATTGGGCGCATGCTAGACTAGAGGGTCAAAATTCAAATTCAGGTCAACCTATATTAATTGAAGCGGAAGATTATACTAATATGAGTGGTATCATCAATGGTGGAAATAAAATCGGTGGGTGTGATAACGGAGATTGGGTCAGCTATAGTAATATTGATCTTGGTACAGGTTATAGCACTATGACAGCAAGAGTAGGAGTACCTGATTCATATGCTGGTTCTAGAGCAGAGGTAAGATTAGACAGCACTACAGGAACATTAGTTGGAACTTTTACCATTGAAGCTACAGGAGCATTTGATTCATTCCAAGAACAGTCAATCAATTTATCAGATGCTAATGGTATACATGATATTTACATTGTTTTCAACGACCATTATGGTGTAGGTGATTTCGATTGGTTCAAGTTTAGTAATTAG
- a CDS encoding ECF transporter S component produces MEEKYGTTQKSNKLTKRTIVSSIIILILIPITILFGVFVLDDRKYVFISILIILYTMIPFLMVFEGRKPQAREIVIIAVLSAIAVAGRGAFFMIPQFKPVVAIVIISGVCFGGEAGFLVGAVSGFVSNFFFGQGPWTVWQMFCFGIIGFLAGILFRKGILRRNKIKLLLYGLLSTFFIYGGIIDIGSMMMATGKFDFRVLLTYYATGFWFNVIHAASTVFFLFILSDTMIEKLERIKIKYGLIESGNN; encoded by the coding sequence ATGGAAGAAAAATATGGAACAACCCAAAAGTCAAATAAGTTGACCAAAAGGACAATAGTTTCAAGTATCATCATATTGATATTGATACCAATAACTATTTTGTTTGGAGTTTTTGTATTGGATGATAGGAAATATGTCTTCATCAGCATACTTATCATATTATATACCATGATACCTTTCCTTATGGTTTTTGAGGGAAGAAAGCCTCAAGCTAGGGAAATAGTGATAATAGCAGTATTGTCAGCTATCGCTGTAGCAGGAAGAGGAGCTTTTTTTATGATTCCTCAATTCAAACCAGTAGTAGCTATAGTGATTATATCAGGTGTATGCTTCGGCGGTGAAGCAGGTTTTCTTGTAGGAGCCGTTTCAGGATTCGTTTCTAATTTCTTCTTTGGACAAGGTCCTTGGACAGTATGGCAGATGTTCTGCTTTGGCATCATAGGTTTCTTGGCAGGAATATTGTTTAGAAAAGGAATCCTTAGGAGAAACAAGATAAAGCTATTGCTATATGGTCTTTTATCTACTTTTTTCATATATGGTGGAATAATAGATATTGGTTCTATGATGATGGCAACGGGAAAATTTGATTTCAGAGTATTATTAACCTATTATGCTACAGGTTTTTGGTTCAATGTAATCCATGCTGCATCCACTGTATTCTTTTTATTTATACTCTCTGATACCATGATAGAAAAATTGGAACGTATCAAGATAAAATATGGACTTATAGAGTCTGGAAATAACTAG
- a CDS encoding ABC transporter ATP-binding protein, producing MEIFNIKNLDFTYPLQKKKAIDNINLNIKKGEFLTICGKSGCGKTTLIKHLKTVLTPNGNKKGTISFYNKNIEEMDLEDQAQKIGYVLQNPEQQIVTDKVWHELAFGLESLSYSKYKIRLKVAEMASYFGIQNWFHKSVTELSGGQKQLLNLASIMAMSPEVLILDEPTAQLDPIGAVDFLETIKKINRDFGTTIIITEHRLEEIFPITDRVIVMDSGRIIADDSPREVCKILKDSNHEMFTAMPSPIRIFGEIDNNLTPLTIREGRNIIEDYFNDKPIYYKDIPIEKEDKKKKEAIKVKEVNFRYERKGKDILNNLNLTVYEGELYAIVGGNGTGKTTTLSVLSGIRKPYCGKVKISGKRCVTLPQNPECLFVKKTVYEDLIDIIHDKKLSNESVERRINEISELVHVKDFLDSHPYDLSGGEQQRVALGKVLLLNPDILLLDEPTKGLDAHFKIEFARILSKLKSTGVTIVMVSHDIEFCADYADRCGLFFDGSIVTENTTNRFFSGNSFYTTSSNRMTRCVFDNAVTVKDVVELWKKNMEQPKSQIS from the coding sequence ATGGAAATATTTAATATCAAGAATTTAGACTTCACCTATCCTTTACAGAAGAAGAAAGCGATAGATAATATCAATCTGAATATAAAAAAGGGAGAGTTCTTAACTATATGTGGGAAATCAGGATGTGGGAAGACAACCTTGATTAAACATCTGAAAACTGTTCTTACTCCCAATGGTAATAAAAAAGGGACTATATCATTCTATAATAAGAACATTGAAGAAATGGACTTAGAAGATCAAGCTCAGAAGATAGGATATGTATTACAGAATCCCGAACAACAGATAGTTACAGATAAAGTGTGGCATGAATTGGCCTTCGGATTAGAAAGCCTAAGTTACAGTAAATATAAAATAAGACTGAAAGTAGCAGAGATGGCAAGTTACTTTGGCATACAGAACTGGTTCCATAAATCAGTGACGGAACTTTCAGGTGGGCAAAAGCAACTTCTCAATCTGGCCAGTATCATGGCTATGAGTCCTGAAGTACTTATACTTGATGAGCCTACTGCACAACTTGACCCTATAGGAGCTGTAGATTTCTTGGAGACAATAAAGAAAATCAATAGGGATTTTGGCACTACGATTATAATTACAGAACATAGACTTGAAGAGATTTTCCCTATTACAGATAGGGTTATTGTAATGGATTCAGGAAGAATAATAGCCGATGATTCACCTAGAGAAGTCTGTAAGATATTAAAAGATTCCAACCATGAAATGTTTACTGCCATGCCTTCTCCTATTAGGATATTTGGAGAAATTGACAATAATCTAACGCCTTTAACTATACGTGAGGGTCGTAATATCATTGAAGATTATTTTAATGACAAACCAATATATTATAAAGATATTCCCATAGAAAAAGAGGACAAGAAGAAAAAAGAAGCTATTAAGGTTAAAGAAGTCAATTTTAGATATGAGAGAAAAGGTAAGGACATACTTAATAATCTTAACCTAACTGTGTATGAAGGAGAACTATATGCAATAGTTGGAGGAAACGGTACTGGTAAGACAACTACCCTATCAGTTCTTAGCGGTATCAGAAAACCCTATTGTGGTAAAGTTAAGATATCAGGTAAAAGATGCGTAACTCTACCTCAAAATCCAGAGTGCCTTTTTGTGAAAAAAACCGTTTATGAGGATTTGATAGACATTATTCATGATAAAAAGCTAAGTAATGAGTCCGTAGAGCGAAGAATCAATGAAATAAGTGAATTAGTACATGTAAAAGATTTTCTGGATAGCCATCCATACGATTTGAGTGGGGGAGAACAGCAGAGAGTTGCATTAGGAAAAGTTCTTCTACTGAATCCTGATATATTATTATTGGATGAACCTACTAAAGGATTGGATGCACATTTTAAGATAGAATTCGCTCGAATCCTAAGTAAGTTGAAATCCACAGGAGTGACAATAGTGATGGTATCTCATGATATAGAATTTTGTGCTGATTATGCAGACAGATGTGGTTTATTCTTTGATGGAAGCATCGTTACGGAAAATACCACCAATAGATTTTTTAGTGGTAACAGCTTTTATACCACAAGTAGTAACCGTATGACAAGATGTGTGTTTGATAATGCAGTAACTGTAAAGGATGTTGTAGAATTATGGAAGAAAAATATGGAACAACCCAAAAGTCAAATAAGTTGA
- a CDS encoding energy-coupling factor transporter transmembrane component T — MADHFSRYHPVVNFAYFILVIGFSMFFLHPVYMIISISGAFIYSIILKGEKGFRFNIMFMLPMLIIVACINPLFNHEGATILFYLKNGNPFTLESVIYGVVSSTMLITVIMWFSCYNCIMTSDKFIYLFGRIIPSLSLILSMVFRFVPLYKKKIVTISNAQKCIGNDVTDGNVIRRAKNGIKILSIMITWALESGIETADSMKARGYGLNKRTAYSNYDFMTRDIIAVTIIISLGLFIIVCSILDITDVRYFPTIRFAGFSTINIFSYIGYFILCYTPVFITIWEELKWKYLISRI, encoded by the coding sequence GTGGCGGATCATTTCAGTAGATATCATCCTGTTGTCAATTTTGCATATTTTATATTGGTAATAGGATTCAGCATGTTTTTTCTACATCCAGTATATATGATTATATCTATAAGTGGTGCATTCATATATTCAATCATCCTAAAAGGGGAAAAAGGGTTCAGATTCAATATAATGTTCATGTTACCAATGTTGATTATTGTAGCATGCATCAATCCATTATTCAATCATGAGGGAGCAACAATACTATTTTATCTGAAAAACGGTAATCCCTTCACACTAGAGAGTGTAATATATGGAGTGGTATCCAGTACTATGCTAATAACCGTAATAATGTGGTTTTCTTGTTATAACTGTATAATGACTTCAGATAAATTCATATATCTATTTGGTAGGATCATACCATCATTATCATTAATATTATCGATGGTATTTAGATTTGTGCCTTTATACAAGAAGAAGATAGTTACTATTTCTAATGCACAGAAATGTATTGGAAATGATGTGACTGATGGTAATGTGATAAGAAGGGCCAAGAATGGAATCAAGATTCTATCAATAATGATTACATGGGCATTGGAAAGCGGTATAGAAACTGCAGATAGCATGAAGGCAAGAGGGTATGGTCTAAATAAGAGAACAGCTTATTCCAATTATGACTTTATGACTAGAGATATAATAGCTGTAACTATAATCATAAGCTTAGGGTTATTCATAATAGTATGTTCAATTCTTGATATTACTGATGTGAGATATTTCCCAACCATAAGATTTGCTGGGTTTTCAACAATTAACATATTTAGTTATATAGGGTATTTCATATTATGCTATACACCTGTTTTTATAACCATATGGGAGGAATTGAAATGGAAATATTTAATATCAAGAATTTAG